In the genome of Salmo trutta chromosome 39, fSalTru1.1, whole genome shotgun sequence, the window ggaagaaaccactgctccaaaaccgccttaaaaaagccagactacggtttgcaactgcacatggggacaaagatcgtactttttggagaaatgtcctctggtctgatgaaacaaaaatagaactgtttggccataatgaccatcgttaagtttggaggaaaaagggggaggcttgcaaggcaaagaacaccatcccaaccgtgaagaacgggggtggcagcatcatgttgagggggtgctttgctgcaggagggactggcgcacttcacaaaatagatggcgtcatgaggaaggaaatttatgtggatatattgaagcaacatctcaagacatcagtcaggaagttaaagcttggtcgcaaatgggtcttccaaatggacaatgaccccaagtatacttccaaagttgtggtaaaatggcttaaggacaacaaagtcaaggtattggagtagccatcacaaagccctgacctcaatcctatagaaaatttgtgggcagaactgaaaaagcgtgtgcgagcaaggaggcctacaaacctgactcagttacaccagctctgtcaggaggaatgggccaaaattcacccaacttattgtggggcgcttgtggaaggctacccgaaacatttgacccaagttaaacaattgaaaggcaatgctaccaaatactaattgagtgtatgtaaacttctgacccacggggaatgtgatgaaagaaataaaagctgaaataaataattctctctactattattcttacatttcacattcttcaaataaagtgttgatcctaactgacctaagagagggaatttttactaggattaaatgtcagaaattgtgaataactgagtttaaatgtttttggttaaggtgtatgttaacttccgacttcaactgtatgtatttgacccaggtctagTGTGCATCATAGTCAGTGTGTGACAGTAGTAATCAGTTCTTGTGAGCACTTCTGATGAAAGACGTTCTATATGCTATAAAATTGACATGGCTATACTCTCTACAAATTGACCAAATTGTGCTTGGAAGCTGAATTGAAGTTgaacaatacatttatttcacaCACTATTAGAGCCCTGGGTGGGTCATTTCCCATTACAGAACTACAAGAACAGTGGGTCTCCACGTACGCCTACCTGCTGGGGGAGGGACAGCGGAGATACTGGGACTGAATAGATTTGACCTTAGTCGCCTCCTTTTCACTCTCTCCATCAGGCACGGTCTGATCGCCCTCGCTCGGTGACGCCATGGCAACGCAATCCTTCCTTTCTTGTCTTCAAGGATGTGGGAAACAGAAATTCCTCTGTTGATTCACAGAGGAAATTCATTAGTGAAACAAGCTCAGATTAGAATTCAAGGAATGTACTAATGGACcaaacacaaactattgcagacacaaatacacacagaatATGGTTGATATTTACTGTGTTTTCACTGGATTCCCAAACACAATTATGTGTGTTATGAAAGCAGACAttactctttaaaaaaaaatacagttctTGATCCCGGAAAGATGTTCCAGGAAATCTGAATGTCTCTGCCATTACCATAACATTAAGTGCTAACCTTAACTCATAAGAAGTGCATCATTCTAACATATTGCTATTTCTTCACAGCCACATAAACATCTAAGACACACAGCCTCCATTTGTGGATCATGACAGACTAGAGAGATGAAAAGGCCTGTTTCAACTGTTCATCACATAAGCCCAGTAAATATGATGAGGTACGTATGCTTCATCACGCTTAACCCTTCTGATAGTCAACAGGTAGTCACTCACTGTCACAACTGAAAAACTGCAATAATCTGAGATTATACTGAAAGcatgaatgtgtgtatgtgttgtgtgtgtgtgtgtgtatgtcagccTGAGTATTTATTTTTAGCAACAAGGACAGCTGCACAGAGCCTTCAGGCCCAGTGGTGTGACAGAGCAGTGAAAAGAGGGTGAAGACACCACAGTTCTGTGGTAACCACCCCTCCCCCCACAAAGGTGTACCAAACCTCGACCCCTAACCCCAGACGTTGTCTCTTACCTGAGCTGGTTTTAGCTGTGGTCCGCCTTTCACTGTCAGGACGTTGGGACTGTGGGATTGTAGGGGTCCGAGCGAGGAACCTATACCTAACTTATACGAGAGTCCCCAACCCTATCTGCCGCCCCCTCCCCCACCATTACCCCTCTATGGGCACTCCCCCTGACACCTTACACCCCTGTGACATCACCACAGCTTCTCTCAGAGGAACATTATTAACCCTGTGAGCCTGGGGTCCAGCCAAGTCCAGATACAAAGGTGCAGCaattggttacacacacacacagacacacaaatatctgTTTATTTAGATGAACAATGGATGCACGTCCGATTAGTCTTATAAACCTGTTATTatttgtctgtgtatgtgtgcatgtgtatgtgtgtgtgtgtgtgtgtgtgtgtgtatatgtgtttttgTGATTGTCATTCTATCTAGGGTGTCTGCAGTCTGTGTTATCTCCAGCTGACAATGTGTCTGgctctaaatatatatatatagagagagaatgcAGGCTAGTCACTGGGTCAGGCTCTCACATCTACCTaaggacacacagagacacacacagaccttccctgtggctcagttggtagcgcatggtgtgtgcaacgccagggttgtgggttcgattcccacggggggccagtaaatttaaaaaaataataataataatttaaaaaatgcatgaaatgaaatgtatgtattcaatactgtaagtcgctctggataagagcgtctgctaaatgacaaaaatgtaaaatgcagatacacacagagagacacacacacatacacagagacacacactgagacatatagacacaaacacacacacacagagaaacacacaccaagacacacacatgcagtaccagtcaaaggtttggacacaactactcattcaagggtttttctttatttttactattttctacattgtagaataatagtgaagacatcaaaactatgaaataacacatatggaagcatgtagtatccaaaaaagtgttaaacaaatcaaaatatattctatatttgagattcttcaaagtagccaccctctgccttgatgacagcgttgcacattcttggcattctctcaaccagcttcacctggaatgcttttccaacagtcttgaaggagttcccacatatgctgagcacttgttggctgcttttccctcactctgcagtccaactcatctcaaaccatctcaattgggttgtggtcgggtgattgtggagtccaggtcatctgatgcagcactccactctccgtcttggtcaaatagcccttacacagcctggaggtgtgtttcgggcattgtcctgttgaaaaacaaatgatagtctcactaagcgcaaaccagaagggatggcatatagctgcagaatgctgtggtagccatgctggttaagtgtgccttgaattctaaataaatcagacagtgtcactagcaaagcacccccacacctccttctccatgcttcacggtgggaaccacacatgtagagatcatcccttcctctactctgtgtctcacaaagacacagcggttggaaccaaaaatctcaaatttggactcatcagaccaaaggacagatttccaccggtctaatgtccattgctcgtgtttcttagcccaagcacgTTTCTTCGCCTTATTGGTGTCCTTGAGAatttgtttctttgcagcaattcgaccatgaaggcctgattcacacagtcttctctgaacagtttatgttgagatgtgtctgttacttgaactctgtgaagcatttacttgggctgcattttctgaggctggtaactctaatgaatttatcctctgcagcaggtcttccattcctgtggcagtcctcatgagagccaatttcatcatagcgcttgatgtattttgcgactgcacttgaagaaactttaaaagttcttgacattttccgtattgactgaccttcatgtcttaaagtaatgatggactgttgtttttctttgcttatttcagctgatcttgccataatatggacttggtcttttaccaaatagggatgtcttctgtataccacccctaccttgtcccaacagaactgattggctcaaatgctttaagaaggaaagaaattccacaaattaacttttaacaaggcacacctgttaattgaaatacattccaggtgactaactcatgaagctggttgagagaatgccaagagtgtgcaaagctgtcatcaaggcaaagcgtggctaccttgaagaatctaaaatctaaaatatattttgatttgtttatcacttttttggttactacatgattccatatgtgttatttcatagttttgatgtcttcactattattctataatgtagaaagtagtacaaatggagaaaaaccctggaatgaggtgtgtaggtgagtccaaactttgGTTCTGTACTTTACATCCTTTCTGCCTCACTCTATGAAGAACCATCAACAGCTCTATTATCAGGTCTGGGTGTGCCTTTAACTTCCCTCCTTTCAGTGCAACCAGGCTGGCAGCAGAGTCTGAACACAAAATGACCCTTTTAGGCCCCACTTCTTCCACCCATCCCAATGTCCACACTAGTGCTAGCATTTCAGCAGAGAAGACTGAAACTCCATCAGACAGCCACCTCCCCTAGTATATCCGAAACAAACCGGGGAACAGGTATCCCAAACCCTGCTCTCCCACTGCCTGGATCCTTTGATCCATCTGTGAAGATACCCAAGTAGGGATCCCAGGCTCACCGCAGATGAGACACAACCTCACGGAGACCAAATGCATTGCAagtgactaccacatgaagctggttgagagaatgccaagagtgtgcaaagctgtcatcaaggcaaagggtggctactttgtagaatctcaaatatatttggatttgtttaacacttttttggttactacataattccatgtgttatttcatagttttgatgtctattaTTGTACAACGTAGaaatttgtaaaaataaagaaaaacccttgaatgagtaggtgtgtccaaacttttgactggtacagtacatatatacatacatacatacatacatacatacatacatacatacatacacacacacacacacacacacacacacacacacacacacacacacacacacacacacacacacacacacacacacacacacacacacacacacacacacacacacacacacacacacacacacacacacacagacacaaatacagagacacacacagacacacacacagttttctgTCGACAGGTTGGcatttcactgacattttcattgGATAATGACGTGGAATCGCATCTGCCCTTTAAATATTTCAATCCCAGCTGTGATAGATGATGGTTATTTTAGCTTTCAGTGCACTCACTGAAGTGCAACACTCGCTGCTAGGGAATTCCTGCCAAAGTCGATCAGAGGTAGTGGTGTGTCCGTGTGTGAGAGTGTTCAGGAGAATGGACGAGGCTGAAGTAGAGACAGGTCAGCAGTAGGCTTTATTCACTGCATGGGAAAGATCTTGCAGCAGGGGACATAGTTTCCAAAACAAACAACATAACTCACCCACCCCACCGTATCCAATGTACAGAACAGAAACAATTTCACCTGACTGTTTCTACGTGTCCTATATGGCCTTTACAAATACAGCTGTTGTCTGTGTtatcgcgtgtgtgtgtgtctgtctcgttagaaaaatatataatttcagTCTACCAGTGTGAGCACTTATAAGGACAGGAGAGTTCCACACAGTCAAGTCAAGGCACAAACTTGAAGCGGCACAGCAGAGTACAACAGTGAACAGAACAGTATGACAACACAGAGAAAAGCTCTGCACAGGACTACTGATGGCAGAGAAACCACCTGACTtcatagagaggggggagaaaaaaccaagagagagacattaaaaactaaaaacatcagTCATTTAAACCTTAAAAATGTACCAACACGTCAAACAGACTGACCAAGGTCCATCCATAGGGCCAGTTTAACAGACTAACCAAGGTCCATCCATAGGGCCAGTGTAACAGACTAACCAAGGTCCATCCATAGGGCCAGTGTAACAGACTAACCAAGGTCCATCCATAGGGCCAGTGTAACAGACTAACCAAGGTCCATCCATAGGGCCAGTGTAACAGACTAACCAAGGTCCATCCATAGGGCCAGTGTAACAGACTAACCAAGGTCCATCCATAGGGCCAGTTTAACAGACTAACCAAGGTCCATCCATAGGGCCAGTGTAACAGACTAACCAAGGTCCATCCATGGGGCCAGTGTAACAGACTAACCAAGGTCCATCCATAGGGCCAGTGTAACAGACTAACCAAGGTCCATCCATAGGGCCAGTTTAACAGACTAACCAAGGTCCATCCATAGGGCCAGTGTAACAGACTAACCAAGGTCCATCCAGAGGGCCAGTGTAACAGACTAACCAAGGTCCATCCATAGGGCCAGTGTAACAGACTAACCAAGGTCCATCCATAGGGCCAGTGTAAGACTAACCAAGGTCCATCCATAGGGCCAGTGTAACAGACTAACCAAGGTCCATCCATAGGGCCAGTGTAACAGACTAACCAAGGTCCATCCATAGGGCCAGTGTAACAGACTAACCAAGGTCCATCCATAGGGCCAGTGTAACAGACTAACCAAGGTCCATCCATAGGGCCAGTGTAACAGACTAACCAAGGTCCATCCATAGGGCCAGTGTAACAGACTAACCAAGGTCCATCCATAGGGCCAGTGTAACAGACTAACCAAGGTCCATCCATAGGGCCAGTGTAACAAACTAACCAAGGTCCATCCATAGGGCCAGTGTAACAGACTAACCAAGGTCCATCCATAGGGCCAGTGTAACAGACTAACCAAGGTCCATCCATAGGGCCAGTGTAACAGACTAACCAAGGTCCATCCATAGGGCCAGTTTAACAGACTAACCAAGGTCCATCCATAGGGCCAGTGTAACAGACTAACCAAGGTCCATCCATAGGGCCAGTGTAACAGACTAACCAAGGTCCATCCATAGGGCCAGTTTAACAGACTAACCAAGGTCCATCCATAGGGCCAGTGTAACAGACTAACCAAGGTCCATCCATAGGGCCAGTTTAACAGACTAACCAAGGTCCATCCATAGGGCCAGTTTAACAGACTAACCAAGGTCCATCCATAGGGCCAGTGTAATAGGAACACAGTGTTTTAGTACAAAGTATTTAAGCTACTCGTTGCATCATATCTTACTGTGTGTGTTATCATTGTTATCCAGTGTGACGGCTGGTAACCAAGAAAATTCCCAACTTTTTTGTTCAATGGCTAATGAACTGCTTCCGATGTCATTAAACTGCACCCCGACATTTCAAATGCCCTGAGACTTTAGGTTTATTTCACAGGCGATGCATATTATTTGTTTCTCCATGTTTCTTTCAAAAAACAATGCATATATTTAGTGTAAAAATCCTCTGTAGATATTAGACTGCCATCCACACACCTTCAAGGTCATCTTGCTAGCAACTGGGAGCGTCTTTTGTCATTAAAAAAGCCTCCATTTTCTAAATAGCATACATGCCCTCCTATTCACCAGGAAATCTTGTCAAAGAAGATTTTATGAAGAAATCACTGTGAAAAACACATCTACTCAAGTATGTGGGTGTGGTGAAAATGTCTTGTTCCTATACACATCATTAGACACTTTAACCATTGTTTGTCCTTGTTGTAATATCGGTCACCTTCAGATGATGTGTTTTCTCCCTACTCGTCTGGTCGCCTCATTTTCTAAGTAAAAATCAATAAAATGATCACAGTGCTCTTTTCTTTAGCCAACTCTCTTTTCTCCCCTGAGAGAGCTGCATGTGTTATGTTCTAGTAAAATAAGTGCTTTCAAATCCAGCATGTAATTCATATTCAGAGCACATGTAGCACTGCATAGTGAAGACTGTTTTTCAGACTGACAATTATAGATGTTACGAAAAATGACCATCACTTGTTTTGAATAAAGTGCAATCTGTAGTTTCATTTCTGACCAAAAATTCAAGAAAAGGAAAACAAGTTTTGAGTGTACGCGTGTTTGTGCCGTCACACGGGACTGAAAGTAGATTGCACCTTTACTGGGTTGACTTCCTACTGTGCTACTACTGTGCTATGCTTGGTTGACTTCCTGAGTATGAAGCATACAGTTAAATCTGTGATTTAGTTCATGGACTGAACCCAGACAGTTCACTTTATAAGTGTACTTTActgttatcattattattattattattataacattGCCTCGTTATATTTCTCGTCAATAGTGCATTTGATATATTAAAGTATTTCCTCTGTAATTCATTCATTCTAATAATTACAATCATTTCTCTCTAAAAATGCATTTCTATTTGAAGAAGTGTACTGCTCTCTTGGTCTGGCTGTTCAGATCTTTGGTGTGCTCCACTGTTCTCTAAATGCATGCTAACTTCTGCCAGGGCCTCAGAACGGCTATGATTGGTCTCAGTGAGGTACAACTGGTATTCTTGCATTCATCAAACTTTTCACCTAAATCCAGTTAAATCAGTTCACAGAGCCCTAAAACATGACTGTTAAAAAATCAAAGGGTCTTTCACAGAGTGATTGGTCATTAATTCTACATCCAACAACAAGAGAGTTCACAGGCATTATCTTCTAACAAGACTGGACCGAAGAACAGGTGAGTATATTAACCTTTCAGTGACTCAGTCCACACAACAACAGTTGTAGTTCTACGGAGAATCTATTGTTATTGTTCAAGACACTTTGCAAGTTTATGTTTCTTTCATCTTGTCAGATTTTCTGCGTCAAAAGGAATCCATCTTGCATCCCGACCTCTGAAAGAAAACCTGCTGCATCTCTGATTCCCCGCAGAGAGAATGTAGTCAGAACGTTGTCCCTGCCATATCAGCAGTTAACAGAGGTGGCTGCAGTGTCTGTCATTTGGcaggcaagggggggggggggggggggattggggGGGATAGACACAGAGGACTCATGTCCCAGGCCGGTGCACTCACAAAAACACAtcattatgttagtatattaAGTAGGTACATTCAAAGGTCCATCCATGAGTTAACATCCTCATTTCAGCCTGGAGTAATtcctgttgctgtgtgtgtgtgtgtgtgtgtgtgtgtgtgtgtgtgtgtgtgtgtgtgtgtgtgtgtgtgtgtgtgtgtgtgtgtgtgtgtgctaactggTCACACCCGGTTGCCCTGTGTGCCAGTGGTTCCATGCAGTAAAGGCACAGCCACTTCACTATGCTCCACACTCTCTGtctccacctctgtctctacCACTGTCTCTCCCGGAGCACTTCCGTTGGCTACTGCCTCCATCTTCTTAGCCAGGTAGTCATCTAACTGGCTGCTCTTCTCCAGCCCTCCTTCCTCTAGCTCCTCCTCCAGCTGTACGTAGGGGCTGTGTTTCAGGTGGTTGGGCAGGCAGGGCACCAGATGCACTTGTCCGTTGTCACCCAGCACGTTCACGCACGTGTAGAAGTCCTGGGTGGATGATGGGGGCGGGGCCTGCTGGTCCGGAGGCGGGAcgggggtgggatccaccatcaTGCTGTAGTCAGTGCCCGGGAAGACCAGAAGCTCCGGCTGGTCGGGGTTTGCTGTTGGCCAATCCCACGCGGTCGGGAAGGCTTCCACTGGAGCCTGGCAGTAAGGGGCGGGGACTGGGGTGTAAGAGGCGGGGACTGGGGTATAAGGGGCGTGGCTGGAGGTGGTCTGGACCAGTAGTTGGCTGTGGATGGCCATATCATAATCCTCCTTCCGGACTGCTAGGCTCCCCAGGGGAGCCTGGAGAGACTGGTTGTCGTCCATGCTGACAGGGTCCCAGACCTCCTCCTCGCTGTAGCTTGGGGGCTTATAGCCATGGAAGGAGATGAAATGACGGTTGATCTCATCGAAGCCCCCCTtctgagagagaaggagggaggagaaagacaaggagggagaagaaaaagagaaaggaaggtgaggggatagagaagaTGGGAAGAGGAATGGTTAGAGAAGataggaaggggaggggacagagaagacaggaaggggaggggttagagaagataggaaggggaggggatagagaagaTAGGAAGGGGAGGGATTAGAGAAAataggaaggggaggggacagagaagataggaaggggaggggttagagaagataggaaggggaggggatagagaagaTAGGAAGGGGAGGGTAGGGGACAGAGAAGATAGGAAGGGGAGGGATTAGAGAAGataggaaggggaggggacagagaagataggaaggggaggggacagagaatataggaaggggaggggatagagaaCATAGGAAGGGGAGGGGATAGTGAAGATAGGAAGGGGATGGGATAGAGAAGataggaaggggaggggacagagaaGATAGGAAGGGGAGGGGATAGTGAAGTtagggaggggaggggttagagaagataggaaggggagggattagagaagataggaaggggacagagaagataggaaggggaggggatagagaaCATAGGAAGGGGAGGGGATAGTGAACTTACGGAGGGGAGGGGTTAGAGAAGATAGGAAAGGGAGGGGACAGAGAAGATAGGAAGGGGACAGAGAAGATAGGAAGGGGAGGGGTTAGAGAAGATAGgaaggggaggggatagagaaCATAGGAAGGGGAGGGGATAGTGAAGTTAGgaaggggaggggatagagaaCATAGGAAGGGGAGGGGATAGTGAAGTtagggaggggaggggttagagaagataggaaggggagggattagagaagataggaaggggacagagaagataggaaggggaggggatagagaacataggaaggggagggattagagaagataggaaggggacagagaagataggaaggggaggggttagagaagataggaaggggaggggatagagaaCATAGGAAGGGGAGGGGATAGTGAAGTTAGgaaggggaggggatagagaaCATAGAAAGGGGAAGGGACAGTGAAGATAGGAAGGGGAGGGGTTAGAGAAGATAGGGAATAGAGAAGGAGGGGATAGAGAAGATAGTaaggggaggggatagagaagaTAGGAAGGGGAGGGGTTAGAGAAGATAGGAAGGGGAGGTGATAAAGAAGATAGGAAGGGGAGGGGTTAGAGAAGACAGGAAGGGGATTGATGGatagaaaaaaatagaaaacaaatgACTCAGTGAAGCTTGAGTGAACAATGAGTTATAGGTCACCAggctggtgtttgtgtgtgtgtgtgtgtgtgtgtgtgtgtgtgtgtgtgtgtgtgtgtgtgtgtgtgtgtgtgtgtgtgtgagtgtgcatatgtgtgtgtgtgtgtgtgtgagtgcgtgtgtgtgtgtgtgtgtgtgagtgcgtgtgtgtgtgagtgcgtgcgtgtgcatatgtgtgtgtgtgtgtgtgtgtgtgagtgcgtgtgcatatgtgtgtgcgtgtgtgtatgtgtgtgtgtatttaccttCAGAAGCAGGGGATTGATGCCTCTGATGCGTGGTTTGGGAATTGGAGGCAGAAGGAATGCTTTTATCCTACAGCGAAAGACAGGGATCAGAGAGAACCATCAATACACTTTCTACATTTATATTTCATGATATTACAGCCTATATAGCATGTGTGTTTAATATAGAATGGTTTATATATCAATACAAGATCACTCCTGCACACATTTATCTCTAAACCTGTCCTTTATGTGAACGCTGTATCTTAAATCTTTGAAAGAAATCAAACATGTATTTGATGTTTACAAAGTTGTTTACATAGttgtttacatgtgtgtgtgcttccCTACCTCTTGCCCTGTAGGATAATTCCAAAGCCGATGATTAGCAACAACATGACCCCAACACCGGTCACCAAAAGCAGAGCCAACAGATTATCTGTAAGGGAGAAAGACAGCACACGCCAAGATCATTCCATATCACTCCATTCCATATGCCATTCCATATCATATGGGTCATATAACAGTGCTTGAGATTAGGAGTTGACTGTGCAGACAGTAACTGAATCATCAGACAGTTAAGAGTCCCTACCAGGGGTAGATTTGGCCGGGACACAGAGTAGGACAGGGGTGCTCCACTTGCTCCAGAGGCCGTTGTTGCGGGAACGGCATCTCACCCTGACAATGTACTCTCCTACAGGCAGATCCAGCAGCTCCAGCCAAGGCTCTCTCAGCAAGCCCttcacctgcagacacacaggggGCAATAGTGAGCTGTCAGTAGCAgttacagtacacatacattatttagcagatgctcttatccagagcaatttacagtaatgagtgcatacattttcatactggtcccccatgggaatcaaacccacaaccctggcgttgcaagcaccatgctctaccaactgagctacacaagATAGAGGTGACAGAAGGTGATAGAGTAGTATGATACTGGTTAAAGTGACAGTTTAAAAAATCTGATACTGTTGAAATAATATGGTACTGTTTAAAAAAGATCCTTCGCCGTTCAGCCAGACTAAACCACGGAGCCATAGAGAGCTGCTGCGTTTCTGTTTGTTTctgttctttctcttctctcatcTGACAAAGAGGCAGGATCATCGGTCGTAACGTGGGTAACAGACAAACTCCCAGTTTACCTGTGAAATAAGCACATCTTCCTCTTAAAGAATCAATCATGGACATGACATGCTTCCCACGTCACACGCTTAACACCCTCAAATGGTGTTGATAAACACTGCAcctacacccctccctctctctctgtccctctctctgtctctctctctctgtctctgtctctgtctctgtctctgtctctgtctctctctctctctctctctctctctctctctctgtaccttccAGTTGTTGGGCTCGGCGATGCATCGGTACTGCAGCTCGAAGACCAGGGTGATCCAACCGTACTGGATGTGGGAGGGATTGGGGTAAACCCAGGACACCATGGCGGTGCGGCCAGCTTCCTCCTCCGTCTCGTTCAACAGGGTGT includes:
- the LOC115179197 gene encoding prolactin receptor-like isoform X5, which gives rise to MLWLLVLVLPGVACSALTQNLLQLDNDHGDGTVAVTTRPHIYYCRSPNMEVFTCWWHPLDNNSESDDNITYSLTYSLEKGPRRECPDYVTGGPNSCHFDSGHTSIWTIYCMNVMARTSHGVFSSKDHCLDVADIVETEAPVNLTYTLLNETEEEAGRTAMVSWVYPNPSHIQYGWITLVFELQYRCIAEPNNWKVKGLLREPWLELLDLPVGEYIVRVRCRSRNNGLWSKWSTPVLLCVPAKSTPDNLLALLLVTGVGVMLLLIIGFGIILQGKSRIKAFLLPPIPKPRIRGINPLLLKKGGFDEINRHFISFHGYKPPSYSEEEVWDPVSMDDNQSLQAPLGSLAVRKEDYDMAIHSQLLVQTTSSHAPYTPVPASYTPVPAPYCQAPVEAFPTAWDWPTANPDQPELLVFPGTDYSMMVDPTPVPPPDQQAPPPSSTQDFYTCVNVLGDNGQVHLVPCLPNHLKHSPYVQLEEELEEGGLEKSSQLDDYLAKKMEAVANGSAPGETVVETEVETESVEHSEVAVPLLHGTTGTQGNRV
- the LOC115179197 gene encoding prolactin receptor-like isoform X2 — its product is MVLSNYPKISSKVSLIIPFAITEKNPREKQTVAQSFGPGRFRRREGTFMLFLRSLENSCVMLWLLVLVLPGVACSALTQNLLQLDNDHGDGTVAVTTRPHIYYCRSPNMEVFTCWWHPLDNNSESDDNITYSLTYSLEKGPRRECPDYVTGGPNSCHFDSGHTSIWTIYCMNVMARTSHGVFSSKDHCLDVADIVETEAPVNLTYTLLNETEEEAGRTAMVSWVYPNPSHIQYGWITLVFELQYRCIAEPNNWKVKGLLREPWLELLDLPVGEYIVRVRCRSRNNGLWSKWSTPVLLCVPAKSTPDNLLALLLVTGVGVMLLLIIGFGIILQGKRIKAFLLPPIPKPRIRGINPLLLKKGGFDEINRHFISFHGYKPPSYSEEEVWDPVSMDDNQSLQAPLGSLAVRKEDYDMAIHSQLLVQTTSSHAPYTPVPASYTPVPAPYCQAPVEAFPTAWDWPTANPDQPELLVFPGTDYSMMVDPTPVPPPDQQAPPPSSTQDFYTCVNVLGDNGQVHLVPCLPNHLKHSPYVQLEEELEEGGLEKSSQLDDYLAKKMEAVANGSAPGETVVETEVETESVEHSEVAVPLLHGTTGTQGNRV
- the LOC115179197 gene encoding prolactin receptor-like isoform X3; translation: MVLSNYPKISSKVSLIIPFAITEKNPREKQTVAQSFGPGRFRRREGTFMLFLRSLENSCVMLWLLVLVLPGVACSALTQNLLQLDNDHGDGTVAVTTRPHIYYCRSPNMEVFTCWWHPLDNNSESDDNITYSLTYSLEKGPRRECPDYVTGGPNSCHFDSGHTSIWTIYCMNVMARTSHGVFSSKDHCLDVADIVETEAPVNLTYTLLNETEEEAGRTAMVSWVYPNPSHIQYGWITLVFELQYRCIAEPNNWKVKGLLREPWLELLDLPVGEYIVRVRCRSRNNGLWSKWSTPVLLCVPAKSTPDNLLALLLVTGVGVMLLLIIGFGIILQGKSRIKAFLLPPIPKPRIRGINPLLLKGGFDEINRHFISFHGYKPPSYSEEEVWDPVSMDDNQSLQAPLGSLAVRKEDYDMAIHSQLLVQTTSSHAPYTPVPASYTPVPAPYCQAPVEAFPTAWDWPTANPDQPELLVFPGTDYSMMVDPTPVPPPDQQAPPPSSTQDFYTCVNVLGDNGQVHLVPCLPNHLKHSPYVQLEEELEEGGLEKSSQLDDYLAKKMEAVANGSAPGETVVETEVETESVEHSEVAVPLLHGTTGTQGNRV
- the LOC115179197 gene encoding prolactin receptor-like isoform X4, whose translation is MVLSNYPKISSKVSLIIPFAITEKNPREKQTVAQSFGPGRFRRREGTFMLFLRSLENSCVMLWLLVLVLPGVACSALTQNLLQLDNDHGDGTVAVTTRPHIYYCRSPNMEVFTCWWHPLDNNSESDDNITYSLTYSLEKGPRRECPDYVTGGPNSCHFDSGHTSIWTIYCMNVMARTSHGVFSSKDHCLDVADIVETEAPVNLTYTLLNETEEEAGRTAMVSWVYPNPSHIQYGWITLVFELQYRCIAEPNNWKVKGLLREPWLELLDLPVGEYIVRVRCRSRNNGLWSKWSTPVLLCVPAKSTPDNLLALLLVTGVGVMLLLIIGFGIILQGKRIKAFLLPPIPKPRIRGINPLLLKGGFDEINRHFISFHGYKPPSYSEEEVWDPVSMDDNQSLQAPLGSLAVRKEDYDMAIHSQLLVQTTSSHAPYTPVPASYTPVPAPYCQAPVEAFPTAWDWPTANPDQPELLVFPGTDYSMMVDPTPVPPPDQQAPPPSSTQDFYTCVNVLGDNGQVHLVPCLPNHLKHSPYVQLEEELEEGGLEKSSQLDDYLAKKMEAVANGSAPGETVVETEVETESVEHSEVAVPLLHGTTGTQGNRV